One window of Desulfosoma sp. genomic DNA carries:
- a CDS encoding proline--tRNA ligase, translating to MRYSRCFIHTQYEVPKEAETPSHVLLLRGSYIYPAAAGIYSLLPLGHRVAEKVKKIIREEMDGIDGLEVTMPVLNPAELWKATKRYFDIGQELFRIRDRRQREFVLAMTHEEIVTDIAKKFLRSYRDLPVMLYQIQTKIRDEARPRAGLLRVREFQMKDAYSFHADFEDLDRYYPRIYNAYLRIFARCGLNAVPIEADTGIMGGTGSHEFMLESNYGEDQFVICTHCDYRANTEKAVGVKPAVKDLPADPPAMAAVATPGIKTIAQLMDFFQTTEDHFLKTVAYDADGRLVLGVVRGDFNISVTKLANHIKAVRVDMASEDLLEKHGLYGGFLSPVGLQGKDLRIVVDTSVGQETLYIAGGNAIDVHLKNVLPGRDFQISEQADIAEVRSGDTCAQCATGRLEIRRGIELGHTFKLGTKYTAPDTMDVTFLGADGENHRVVMGCYGIGVERLMASAVEQWHDEAGIIWPVTIAPFQVILTTLGKSSEVDTAADALYEELRKHWEVLYDDRDESPGVKLKDADLLGIPIRVVVSQRGLKQGTYEVKVRKTGKVSFYGREEMVSALTRIVADLIPSLDGLPLLPEAS from the coding sequence ATGCGCTATAGCCGCTGTTTTATTCACACCCAGTACGAAGTGCCCAAGGAAGCCGAGACGCCGTCCCATGTGCTGCTGCTTCGAGGTTCCTACATTTATCCGGCGGCTGCCGGCATTTATTCCTTGCTGCCCTTAGGGCACCGGGTGGCTGAAAAGGTCAAAAAGATTATTCGGGAAGAAATGGACGGGATCGACGGCCTTGAAGTGACCATGCCCGTGCTTAACCCAGCCGAATTGTGGAAAGCCACCAAGCGCTATTTCGACATTGGGCAGGAACTGTTTCGCATTCGGGATCGGCGACAGCGGGAATTCGTGCTGGCCATGACCCACGAAGAAATCGTCACGGACATCGCCAAGAAGTTCCTTCGATCCTACAGGGATCTTCCGGTGATGCTTTATCAGATTCAGACCAAGATTCGCGATGAAGCGAGACCTCGAGCGGGCCTGCTTCGAGTGCGTGAATTTCAAATGAAGGACGCTTACAGTTTTCATGCCGACTTTGAGGATCTGGACCGCTATTATCCAAGAATCTACAACGCCTACTTACGCATTTTTGCGCGCTGCGGGCTGAACGCCGTGCCCATTGAAGCGGATACAGGGATTATGGGGGGTACGGGATCCCATGAATTTATGCTGGAATCCAATTATGGAGAAGACCAATTTGTGATCTGCACTCATTGCGACTACAGGGCCAACACGGAAAAAGCCGTGGGGGTGAAACCAGCCGTCAAGGACCTTCCGGCAGATCCTCCAGCCATGGCCGCAGTGGCCACACCAGGAATTAAAACCATCGCGCAACTCATGGATTTCTTTCAGACCACTGAAGACCATTTTCTCAAGACAGTTGCTTATGACGCGGACGGCCGTCTGGTGTTGGGGGTGGTTCGGGGGGACTTTAATATTTCGGTGACCAAGCTGGCCAACCATATTAAAGCTGTGCGTGTGGACATGGCTTCCGAAGATCTGCTCGAAAAGCATGGACTTTACGGCGGCTTTCTTTCCCCCGTGGGTCTCCAGGGCAAAGACCTTCGGATCGTTGTGGATACGTCCGTGGGCCAAGAAACCCTCTACATTGCAGGCGGAAACGCTATTGATGTGCACCTGAAAAACGTTTTACCCGGTCGTGATTTTCAGATCTCGGAACAAGCGGACATAGCGGAGGTGCGTTCAGGGGACACATGCGCTCAATGTGCCACGGGCCGGCTGGAAATCCGTCGAGGCATCGAGCTGGGACACACTTTCAAGCTCGGCACCAAGTACACCGCGCCGGACACCATGGATGTGACCTTTCTTGGAGCAGACGGGGAAAACCACAGAGTGGTCATGGGGTGTTACGGCATCGGCGTGGAAAGGCTCATGGCCTCCGCCGTGGAACAGTGGCACGATGAGGCGGGTATCATTTGGCCGGTGACCATCGCCCCGTTCCAGGTGATCCTTACGACCTTAGGCAAAAGCTCTGAAGTGGATACAGCGGCGGACGCTTTGTACGAAGAACTTCGAAAACACTGGGAAGTCCTTTACGATGACAGGGACGAGTCTCCAGGGGTGAAGCTCAAGGATGCAGACCTTTTGGGTATTCCCATTCGTGTGGTGGTGAGTCAGCGAGGTTTGAAGCAAGGGACTTATGAAGTGAAAGTGCGCAAAACGGGAAAAGTGTCTTTTTACGGCCGAGAAGAAATGGTAAGCGCTCTGACCCGAATCGTTGCCGATCTGATCCCTTCCTTGGACGGGCTGCCCTTGTTGCCCGAAGCGTCCTAA
- a CDS encoding YkgJ family cysteine cluster protein encodes MTAQETPQKTPPTDAQSPAHWNVHVLRDNVLNYVQEILRDPENRVPVERVILQLTQDSAFQAVLKTWDTLHGVDRVSAWKKVLSLAEHHAREVLPACLQCGECCRKGSPTLHLEDLPLLQKGAIGWNAVYALRRGEPVRSPFKEDLFFLLDERLKVREKPGTTECLFLDASTNQCTIYADRPLQCRAQACWDPAPAEELAREPYLTRRDIFKDVELLLDVITEHDRRCRFDQLAAAFQELEATKGASVENVLRLLAYEDHFRNFMAEKLGIPKEHLELVFGRSFADLVQVFGCRVRIEPDGTRVLVPDENIHTQAKVSL; translated from the coding sequence ATGACCGCTCAAGAAACACCCCAAAAGACACCACCCACCGATGCACAGTCCCCGGCGCATTGGAACGTGCATGTATTGCGCGACAATGTCTTGAACTATGTGCAAGAAATCTTGCGAGATCCCGAAAACCGAGTCCCTGTGGAACGTGTAATCTTGCAACTCACCCAGGATTCGGCTTTCCAAGCGGTCTTGAAAACCTGGGACACCCTTCATGGGGTTGATCGTGTTTCGGCTTGGAAAAAGGTGCTTTCCCTCGCCGAACATCATGCCCGCGAGGTCCTGCCGGCATGCTTGCAATGCGGAGAATGCTGCCGAAAGGGCAGCCCGACACTTCATCTGGAAGACTTGCCGTTACTCCAAAAGGGAGCCATCGGCTGGAATGCGGTTTACGCCTTGAGGCGGGGGGAACCCGTGCGGTCACCGTTTAAGGAGGACCTGTTTTTTCTTCTGGATGAGAGGCTTAAGGTGAGAGAAAAGCCGGGAACAACGGAATGCCTGTTTCTGGACGCCTCAACAAATCAATGCACCATTTATGCGGACCGTCCTCTGCAGTGCCGGGCTCAGGCCTGTTGGGATCCGGCACCGGCGGAAGAACTGGCCAGAGAACCGTACCTGACACGCCGAGATATTTTCAAGGACGTGGAACTCCTCCTGGATGTGATAACCGAACACGATCGTCGTTGCCGTTTCGATCAACTGGCCGCTGCTTTCCAAGAGCTGGAAGCCACCAAAGGGGCTTCGGTGGAGAACGTCCTTCGGCTTTTGGCCTACGAGGATCATTTTCGAAACTTCATGGCCGAAAAGCTGGGTATTCCAAAGGAACATTTGGAACTGGTTTTCGGGCGAAGTTTTGCGGATTTGGTTCAGGTGTTCGGATGCCGGGTTCGCATCGAACCGGACGGCACCCGTGTCCTTGTGCCCGACGAAAACATCCATACCCAAGCCAAGGTATCCTTGTAG
- a CDS encoding DeoR family transcriptional regulator, translating into MTLCARCGRLLTAEDDRYEISGQVVCEDCYLDQVATPKVCDPWAVYSAKKTGEGQAGLTDRQKDLLRLLEQQGPVSLETILETLGIDEGTFRSDFAVLRHLELAKATKVGEEVRYAIFGYPSA; encoded by the coding sequence ATGACGCTGTGTGCTCGATGCGGGAGGCTCCTTACGGCGGAAGACGATCGGTACGAAATTTCCGGTCAGGTGGTTTGTGAGGACTGCTACTTGGATCAAGTGGCCACACCAAAGGTCTGCGATCCATGGGCAGTGTATAGTGCGAAGAAAACCGGCGAGGGCCAAGCCGGATTAACGGATCGCCAGAAGGACCTTTTACGGCTTCTTGAACAACAAGGCCCTGTGTCTTTGGAGACCATTCTCGAGACTCTGGGAATTGATGAGGGCACTTTCCGTTCGGATTTTGCGGTCCTACGCCATCTCGAACTGGCCAAGGCCACCAAGGTTGGAGAGGAGGTTCGTTACGCGATCTTTGGTTATCCCTCGGCATGA
- a CDS encoding CHASE4 domain-containing protein, whose amino-acid sequence MLRTRSFMIFLTVTFCLIGLSLVAVRWIMVDSIDKMDKVERRLAEKAMESIRAVLKSQLTQLAVTTRDWAFWDATYRFIDDLNHEYIEENLTADTLPTLYLKGMLFYDKDGELRHQASFDFEKDEETLFSEDLLSEIQSTSPLFQSPEARDCTSGIFIHEGNALLAAACPILTSQGEGPARGTLIFLREIDQEVKNLWQITIGRPVMATVAESDKKDSFTSLSEPEVFLEFFPDHITGKLLIPGLQKKAVLVLETLLERSIHRESVRSVELFATALLVLTMWALGALWYFVDRKVFQRIGPLVLKIRNIPSVHENTRRESHVDEIAFLRKSIDDLLSVLERNVEEKLEQHQELHTILESNPVGIILVDAEKRTVTWANSKALELMGRSLGDILNKPCKDVVCPAQHAECPVLDKGRTVRDIECNLPTSDGRDVPVLQSIAEVTYNRKRHLLEAVMDLRPQKALESQLDRAKKLETVGLVAGGVAHDLNNLLTTLVGYPDMLLRRIDPTDPMVRHLTLIRDAGLKAGAIVQDLLSLARRGVKRHEHFDLSDLVHRVFSSLEFAELRSSYPEVRFQMEMESRRLYCVGSEPHLEKALLNLVRNAVEAVDRTGTVHVVLSSLELNQPKFGFETVPPGRWILVKVQDTGIGVAAQDLPHLFEPFYTKKKMGRSGTGLGMTIVWHAIKDMGGFVDVESTPGRGTTFTLYLPEADPPTGQESKHEFLQAFPRGSGEKILVVEDMEDQRTLMQNLLTDLGYRVTTASNGREALALAAGHKFDALVLDMRLGDDMDGPDVYREIQKHHPNIKALIVSGDVSGDRVAAVEALGVSHFLPKPYGLEKLAEAVYAVLHEGSSKASNASMSPE is encoded by the coding sequence ATGCTGCGCACTCGAAGTTTCATGATCTTCCTGACGGTGACATTTTGCCTGATAGGTTTGTCTCTGGTTGCCGTCCGCTGGATTATGGTGGATTCCATAGACAAAATGGACAAAGTTGAACGCAGGTTGGCCGAAAAGGCCATGGAAAGTATTCGAGCCGTGCTGAAGTCGCAACTCACTCAGTTGGCCGTAACAACCCGAGATTGGGCTTTCTGGGATGCCACTTACCGGTTCATCGACGACCTTAACCACGAATACATCGAAGAAAACTTGACCGCCGACACTTTACCTACTCTTTACCTCAAAGGCATGCTCTTCTATGACAAAGATGGAGAGCTGCGACACCAAGCTTCGTTTGACTTCGAAAAGGACGAGGAAACACTTTTCTCAGAAGATCTCCTAAGTGAAATTCAATCCACCTCTCCTCTGTTTCAATCCCCAGAGGCCAGGGACTGCACCTCAGGAATTTTCATCCATGAAGGGAACGCGCTCCTTGCCGCCGCCTGCCCCATCCTCACCAGTCAAGGCGAAGGACCGGCTCGAGGAACGTTGATCTTTCTGAGAGAAATCGATCAAGAGGTCAAGAATCTCTGGCAAATAACCATCGGCCGTCCCGTCATGGCAACAGTGGCTGAATCGGACAAAAAGGATTCTTTTACATCGCTGTCTGAACCTGAAGTGTTTTTAGAATTTTTTCCCGATCACATTACGGGGAAGCTTCTGATTCCTGGACTTCAGAAAAAAGCCGTGCTGGTTCTGGAAACCTTGCTGGAACGTTCCATTCATCGGGAATCGGTGCGATCGGTGGAGCTTTTTGCCACGGCACTGTTGGTGTTGACCATGTGGGCTTTAGGGGCTTTGTGGTACTTTGTGGACCGAAAGGTCTTTCAAAGGATCGGCCCTCTGGTTTTGAAGATTCGAAACATCCCTTCCGTTCATGAGAACACACGGCGCGAATCACACGTGGACGAAATCGCGTTTCTCCGTAAGTCCATCGATGATTTGCTTTCTGTCCTGGAGAGGAATGTAGAGGAAAAGCTGGAGCAGCACCAAGAGCTCCACACGATCCTGGAATCCAACCCCGTGGGGATTATCCTTGTGGACGCAGAGAAAAGAACGGTGACATGGGCCAACTCCAAAGCCCTGGAACTTATGGGACGTTCCCTCGGTGACATTCTCAACAAGCCTTGCAAGGACGTGGTCTGTCCTGCTCAACACGCCGAGTGCCCTGTTCTGGACAAGGGACGGACCGTGCGGGATATCGAATGCAATCTACCCACCAGTGACGGCAGGGATGTGCCGGTCCTACAGAGTATTGCGGAGGTCACGTATAACCGAAAGCGCCATTTGCTCGAAGCGGTCATGGATCTTCGACCTCAGAAGGCTTTGGAATCCCAACTGGACCGAGCCAAGAAATTGGAAACGGTGGGTCTTGTCGCCGGAGGCGTAGCTCACGACCTCAACAACCTTCTCACGACTCTGGTAGGTTACCCCGACATGCTTCTTCGCCGCATCGATCCCACAGACCCCATGGTTCGCCATCTGACTTTGATTCGGGACGCCGGCCTTAAAGCGGGCGCCATCGTTCAAGACCTTCTGTCCCTCGCCCGACGCGGTGTTAAACGCCATGAACATTTTGATTTGAGCGACTTGGTTCATCGGGTCTTTTCTTCTCTGGAATTCGCCGAGCTGCGAAGTTCCTATCCCGAGGTACGATTTCAGATGGAAATGGAAAGCCGCCGTCTTTACTGCGTGGGATCTGAACCCCATCTGGAAAAAGCGCTTTTGAATCTGGTGCGTAACGCCGTGGAGGCCGTCGACCGTACCGGCACCGTGCATGTAGTCCTCAGCAGCCTAGAACTCAATCAACCGAAGTTCGGCTTTGAAACCGTGCCTCCGGGCCGATGGATCCTCGTGAAGGTTCAGGACACGGGGATCGGCGTCGCGGCGCAGGATCTGCCGCACCTGTTCGAGCCGTTCTACACCAAGAAAAAGATGGGGCGAAGCGGGACGGGTCTCGGCATGACTATCGTCTGGCATGCGATCAAAGACATGGGCGGCTTTGTGGACGTGGAAAGCACACCGGGTCGAGGAACCACCTTCACATTGTATCTTCCAGAAGCCGATCCCCCAACCGGCCAGGAATCAAAACATGAGTTTCTGCAAGCTTTTCCCAGAGGTTCGGGCGAAAAGATTCTCGTGGTGGAGGACATGGAAGATCAAAGAACGTTGATGCAAAACCTCCTTACGGATCTCGGCTACCGCGTCACAACGGCATCCAACGGCCGCGAAGCCCTAGCTTTGGCCGCCGGTCACAAATTCGACGCTCTGGTCCTGGATATGAGGTTAGGGGACGACATGGACGGTCCCGACGTTTATCGCGAAATTCAAAAGCATCATCCAAACATCAAAGCCCTCATTGTCAGTGGGGACGTCTCCGGGGATCGGGTAGCTGCCGTCGAGGCATTGGGTGTTTCCCATTTCCTGCCCAAGCCCTATGGCTTGGAAAAGCTTGCGGAGGCCGTCTACGCCGTGCTTCATGAGGGCTCAAGTAAGGCTTCGAACGCATCCATGTCCCCCGAGTAG
- a CDS encoding NAD(P)-dependent oxidoreductase: MASKSYSSIKICDPSWTRIGWIGTGVMGSAMCAHLLNAGYRIKVFNRNRSKAEPLLKLGAQWSESPAQATESSDVVFTMVGFPEDVREVYFGSHGIFSAVREGMILVDMTTTEPRLAQSIDAEARRHGAWAVDAPVSGGDVGARQASLSIMVGGDAEVVQAVEPLLRLLGKNIVHHGPAGSGQHAKMCNQIVIAGTMIGVCESLLYATRAGLDPERVLQSISRGAAACWALDNLVPRMMRRDFEPGFYVEHFIKDMGIALKEAQRMKLALPGLALVHQLYTAVKAQGHGRKGTQALLLALESLAGGYPAGSNDFLKDGR; the protein is encoded by the coding sequence ATGGCATCCAAAAGCTACTCCTCCATAAAAATCTGTGATCCATCCTGGACTCGAATCGGCTGGATCGGCACAGGCGTCATGGGATCTGCCATGTGTGCCCACCTCTTGAATGCTGGGTATCGCATCAAGGTTTTCAATCGAAACCGATCCAAAGCCGAGCCGCTTTTGAAGCTTGGAGCCCAATGGTCGGAATCGCCAGCCCAAGCGACCGAGTCATCGGATGTGGTATTCACCATGGTGGGATTTCCCGAAGATGTGCGTGAGGTCTATTTTGGTTCTCATGGTATCTTTTCAGCGGTTCGGGAAGGAATGATCCTGGTGGACATGACCACGACAGAACCTCGGTTGGCACAAAGTATTGACGCCGAAGCTCGACGCCATGGGGCCTGGGCTGTGGATGCTCCTGTATCCGGAGGTGATGTGGGTGCACGGCAGGCGAGTCTTTCCATCATGGTCGGAGGAGATGCCGAGGTGGTTCAAGCCGTTGAGCCTTTGCTGAGACTGCTTGGTAAAAACATCGTACATCATGGTCCAGCGGGATCGGGCCAACACGCCAAGATGTGCAATCAGATCGTTATAGCTGGCACCATGATCGGCGTGTGCGAAAGCCTTCTTTACGCAACGCGCGCCGGACTGGATCCTGAAAGGGTTCTTCAAAGCATCAGCCGAGGCGCTGCGGCGTGTTGGGCTTTGGACAATTTGGTACCGCGCATGATGCGCCGCGATTTTGAGCCCGGCTTTTATGTGGAACACTTCATCAAGGACATGGGGATCGCCCTCAAAGAAGCTCAACGCATGAAACTGGCTTTGCCTGGACTCGCTTTGGTCCATCAACTTTACACCGCCGTCAAGGCTCAAGGTCATGGCCGTAAGGGTACGCAGGCACTCCTCCTGGCTTTGGAATCTTTGGCCGGCGGCTATCCCGCTGGTTCGAACGATTTCCTGAAAGATGGTCGGTGA
- a CDS encoding flavodoxin family protein, with product MKTLLGLVGSPRKFGNSEIFVKEIHRCLEGSWDLRLLRLPELDIRPCLACYQCLFGPMKCVQKDDLELVLNELLKADGIVLAAPTYFLGANASLKRLLDRGLSFYAHIEALWAKPAVGVAIAGVEGLEGYTKLMVDSFLKLILADHRGSEVLYGALPGEVLLDEAGRTAAQRLAKALEHGAEPSDAKNLRCPLCGGDTFRYLPCHDPAPSNVQKVRCMTCSSEGTLRWTGTSFVVETVRGEHPLFLTREDAVAHLKWLQSMKHLFLERRDQLKAITRTYKNLGTWVRPSKD from the coding sequence ATGAAAACTTTGTTGGGTCTTGTGGGTTCACCAAGAAAATTCGGCAACAGTGAAATCTTCGTCAAAGAAATCCATCGCTGTCTCGAAGGTTCGTGGGATTTAAGGCTTCTCAGGCTTCCCGAACTAGACATTCGCCCGTGCCTGGCCTGCTATCAGTGTCTTTTTGGACCTATGAAATGCGTGCAAAAGGACGATCTGGAATTGGTGCTGAACGAATTGCTAAAGGCCGATGGAATCGTGCTGGCAGCTCCCACGTACTTTCTCGGGGCCAATGCCAGTCTGAAACGTCTGCTGGATCGAGGCTTAAGCTTCTACGCTCACATCGAGGCTCTCTGGGCCAAGCCTGCGGTAGGTGTGGCCATCGCCGGTGTGGAAGGTCTTGAAGGCTACACCAAGCTCATGGTGGATAGTTTCTTGAAGCTTATTTTGGCGGATCATCGAGGATCTGAAGTGCTTTACGGGGCTCTTCCCGGAGAGGTTTTGCTGGATGAAGCCGGCAGGACTGCGGCTCAACGGTTGGCGAAGGCTCTGGAACATGGGGCGGAACCTTCAGATGCCAAAAACCTAAGGTGCCCTCTTTGCGGCGGCGACACCTTTCGGTACCTTCCTTGCCACGACCCCGCCCCATCGAATGTTCAGAAGGTTCGGTGCATGACCTGCAGTAGTGAGGGAACACTTCGGTGGACGGGAACATCTTTTGTGGTGGAGACCGTTCGAGGCGAACACCCTTTGTTCCTCACCAGGGAAGATGCCGTCGCTCATTTGAAATGGCTTCAGAGCATGAAGCACCTTTTCCTGGAACGCCGTGACCAGTTGAAAGCCATCACACGAACCTACAAGAACCTCGGCACCTGGGTACGACCTTCAAAGGACTGA
- a CDS encoding cyclic 2,3-diphosphoglycerate synthase, giving the protein MVEKVVIMGAAGRDFHNFNVYFRHNPRYRVVAFTAAQIPHIDGRRYPSELAGPEYPDGIPIYLEEDLPELIRKHHIDLVAFSYSDVPHVEVMHKASLVMAEGADFILIGATYTMLRSSKPVIAVCAVRTGCGKSQTTRKICEILRSRGLRVVAVRHPMPYGDLRAQIVQRFTSFEDFDLHRCTIEEREEYEPLVEQGITVYGGVDYEIILREAEKEADVIVWDGGNNDTPFYYPDIHIVLLDPHRAGHERLYYPGETNLRMAHIAIINKVDTASAEAIHLVRRNIEALAPKADILLAESPVVVSDPEKIRHKRVVVVEDGPTLTHGEMPFGAGMIAAKKYQAACVLDPKPYAKGSLRDTYAQYPHIGPVVPTMGYSPQQIADLEATINAVPCDLVLFATPIQLTRVVKLKHPSVRVRYEYRDHGTPTLEETLMRRLPQVFERKLTRSKG; this is encoded by the coding sequence ATGGTTGAAAAAGTGGTCATTATGGGAGCGGCGGGACGTGACTTTCACAACTTTAACGTCTACTTTCGACATAACCCCAGATACCGGGTCGTTGCCTTTACAGCCGCGCAAATTCCTCATATCGATGGACGGCGGTATCCTTCGGAATTGGCCGGACCCGAATACCCAGACGGTATTCCTATCTATCTGGAAGAAGACCTGCCGGAACTGATTCGAAAACACCATATCGATCTTGTGGCTTTTTCCTACAGCGATGTGCCTCATGTGGAGGTGATGCACAAGGCGTCTCTGGTCATGGCCGAAGGCGCTGATTTCATCTTGATCGGCGCCACCTATACCATGCTTCGATCCTCCAAACCTGTGATTGCCGTGTGCGCCGTGCGGACCGGATGCGGGAAATCCCAAACCACCCGCAAAATCTGCGAAATCCTTCGTTCCCGTGGTCTACGCGTGGTGGCCGTTCGACATCCCATGCCTTACGGAGACCTTCGAGCACAAATCGTTCAACGTTTTACCAGCTTCGAGGATTTCGATCTTCATCGATGCACCATCGAAGAACGTGAGGAGTATGAACCCCTAGTGGAACAAGGCATCACGGTTTATGGCGGGGTGGACTATGAGATTATCCTTCGGGAGGCCGAAAAGGAGGCGGATGTGATCGTCTGGGATGGAGGAAACAACGACACGCCGTTTTACTACCCCGATATTCACATCGTGCTGTTAGACCCTCACCGGGCCGGCCATGAACGCTTGTACTATCCCGGGGAAACCAACCTTCGCATGGCTCACATCGCCATCATCAACAAGGTTGACACGGCCAGCGCCGAAGCGATTCACCTGGTTCGTCGAAACATTGAGGCGCTGGCTCCCAAGGCTGACATCCTTCTAGCCGAATCCCCCGTGGTCGTTTCGGACCCCGAAAAGATTCGTCATAAACGCGTCGTTGTCGTAGAAGACGGCCCCACTCTGACCCATGGGGAAATGCCTTTCGGAGCCGGCATGATTGCAGCCAAGAAATACCAAGCCGCTTGTGTTCTGGATCCCAAGCCTTATGCTAAAGGAAGTCTTCGAGACACTTATGCGCAATACCCCCATATTGGACCGGTTGTACCCACGATGGGATACAGCCCACAACAGATCGCCGACCTTGAAGCAACCATCAATGCCGTGCCGTGTGATCTTGTCCTTTTTGCAACACCCATTCAGCTAACACGCGTTGTGAAGCTAAAACATCCCTCTGTGCGCGTGCGCTATGAATACCGCGATCACGGCACCCCCACTCTCGAAGAAACCTTAATGCGGCGCCTGCCTCAGGTTTTCGAACGTAAATTGACACGTAGCAAAGGTTAA
- a CDS encoding carbamate kinase, with protein MSPIQTRKPILLVALGGNALIRKGQKGTIDEQFENLKVPMRQIARLTESFRIIITHGNGPQVGNLMLQQECCPDVPRLPLEILVAQTQGQIGYMIESTLDSELMALGIVTQKRLVSLISYVVVDPKDPAFDDPSKPVGPVYAEEVVPTLPFPVKKTPKGYRRVVASPKPLTIVEQKEIRQLIAMDFVVICCGGGGIPVIREGRGFCGVDAVIDKDLASAKLARQVGVDIFCIATDVPGVYLNYGTPQQRFLPRLTVDEAEQYLAQGHFPPGSMGPKVEAAVEFVRSTRKRAAIGPIEDIEGTVAGIQGTQITLES; from the coding sequence GTGAGTCCCATACAGACGCGAAAACCCATACTTCTCGTGGCCTTGGGCGGGAATGCCTTGATTCGGAAAGGGCAAAAGGGGACCATTGACGAACAGTTTGAAAACCTTAAGGTGCCTATGCGCCAGATCGCCAGACTCACGGAATCCTTTCGCATTATCATCACCCACGGCAACGGTCCCCAGGTAGGAAACCTCATGCTGCAGCAGGAATGCTGCCCGGACGTGCCTCGCTTACCTCTGGAAATCCTTGTGGCTCAAACGCAAGGACAGATCGGTTACATGATTGAATCCACTCTGGACAGCGAACTTATGGCCTTGGGTATTGTGACGCAAAAACGCTTGGTAAGCCTTATCAGTTATGTGGTTGTGGATCCAAAAGACCCGGCTTTTGACGATCCTTCTAAACCCGTAGGCCCGGTTTATGCCGAAGAGGTCGTTCCAACCCTGCCGTTTCCAGTGAAAAAAACACCTAAAGGCTACCGCCGTGTGGTGGCTTCCCCTAAACCGCTTACCATCGTGGAACAAAAGGAAATCCGCCAACTCATCGCCATGGATTTCGTGGTCATTTGCTGCGGCGGAGGCGGCATTCCCGTGATTCGAGAAGGCCGCGGTTTTTGCGGTGTGGATGCCGTCATCGACAAGGATCTGGCCAGCGCCAAGCTGGCCCGCCAGGTTGGAGTGGACATTTTTTGTATTGCGACGGATGTGCCCGGCGTGTACCTGAATTACGGAACACCCCAGCAACGCTTTCTGCCTCGCCTTACGGTGGACGAGGCCGAACAGTATCTGGCTCAAGGGCACTTTCCCCCGGGATCCATGGGCCCCAAGGTGGAAGCGGCCGTGGAATTTGTTCGATCCACACGAAAACGCGCCGCCATCGGTCCCATCGAAGACATCGAAGGAACCGTCGCAGGCATTCAAGGAACGCAGATCACCCTAGAATCTTAA
- a CDS encoding selenium metabolism-associated LysR family transcriptional regulator, with protein sequence MDIRRLEVFCRVVELRSFTKAGEAVLLSQPTISEHIKTLEDMVGERLVDRLGREAVPTPAGKILYRYAKKMIQIKEEALQALAAYRGDLAGTVNLGASTIPGTYILPKLIGIFKSHYPAVQITVHIAGTKEVAEGVAEGRHELGVVGSQWKDRRLSFERIFSDELVLAVPKGHHWASLNSIPVERLAEEPFIARHRGSGTRMVTYEILEHAGFDPGRLRVVAEMSTTEAVRQSIKAGIGVSILSLQAVAEDVAHGSLNLVAIEGLTFHRAFYLAKRRGREASPVAEALEQHLKAHNHQVLDESPLKKQAMI encoded by the coding sequence ATGGACATTCGTCGATTGGAAGTTTTCTGTCGTGTCGTGGAATTGAGAAGCTTCACCAAGGCTGGCGAGGCCGTGCTTTTGTCTCAGCCGACCATCAGTGAACACATCAAGACTCTGGAAGACATGGTGGGAGAACGTCTGGTGGACCGGCTGGGTCGAGAAGCCGTCCCCACACCGGCGGGAAAGATTCTTTATCGTTACGCCAAAAAAATGATTCAGATCAAAGAGGAAGCTCTTCAGGCCTTGGCGGCGTACCGAGGTGATTTGGCTGGAACGGTGAATCTGGGAGCCAGCACTATTCCGGGCACCTACATTCTTCCAAAGCTTATAGGGATCTTTAAAAGCCATTATCCTGCGGTGCAGATCACCGTGCACATCGCTGGGACCAAAGAAGTTGCCGAAGGGGTCGCTGAAGGTCGCCATGAATTGGGTGTTGTGGGATCCCAATGGAAGGATCGCCGTTTGAGTTTTGAACGTATTTTTTCCGACGAGCTGGTTTTGGCCGTGCCCAAAGGCCATCACTGGGCTTCCTTGAATTCGATCCCTGTGGAAAGGTTGGCCGAGGAACCTTTCATCGCTCGGCATCGAGGTTCCGGAACCCGCATGGTCACTTACGAAATTCTGGAACACGCCGGTTTTGACCCGGGACGCCTTCGAGTGGTGGCGGAAATGAGCACGACGGAAGCCGTTCGCCAAAGCATCAAGGCGGGAATCGGTGTGTCTATTCTGTCCCTGCAGGCCGTGGCTGAAGATGTGGCTCACGGAAGTTTGAACCTTGTGGCCATTGAAGGGCTCACCTTTCATCGCGCTTTTTATCTGGCAAAACGCCGAGGTCGAGAAGCTTCGCCGGTGGCCGAAGCTTTGGAACAACACCTCAAGGCTCACAATCACCAAGTTTTGGATGAGTCTCCCCTCAAAAAACAAGCCATGATCTGA